A genomic region of Nostoc sp. UHCC 0702 contains the following coding sequences:
- a CDS encoding fasciclin domain-containing protein codes for MPDIVDTAVSAGSFKTLVAAVQAAGLVDTLKGAGPFTVFAPTDEAFSKLPAGTVDSLLQDIPQLTKILTYHVVSGKVLAADVVNLDSAPTVEGSSVKIDASNGGVKINDANVVTADVEADNGVIHVIDTVLIPS; via the coding sequence ATGCCTGACATCGTTGATACTGCCGTTAGTGCTGGTTCCTTTAAAACCCTAGTGGCAGCAGTCCAAGCTGCTGGCTTAGTAGATACCCTCAAGGGCGCTGGGCCATTTACGGTCTTTGCACCCACTGACGAGGCATTTTCTAAGCTACCCGCAGGGACAGTAGACTCACTGCTTCAGGACATTCCACAACTGACGAAAATCCTGACTTATCATGTTGTTTCAGGTAAAGTCCTGGCAGCAGATGTGGTCAATTTGGACTCAGCTCCAACTGTTGAAGGAAGCAGCGTTAAAATTGACGCATCTAATGGTGGTGTGAAAATAAATGACGCTAACGTTGTTACAGCAGATGTTGAAGCTGATAACGGTGTTATTCATGTTATTGACACAGTTTTGATTCCTTCCTAA